The following are from one region of the Harpia harpyja isolate bHarHar1 chromosome 4, bHarHar1 primary haplotype, whole genome shotgun sequence genome:
- the VPS26B gene encoding vacuolar protein sorting-associated protein 26B yields the protein MSFFGFGQSAELELVLSDAESRRRVEHKTEEGKKEKYFLFYDGETVSGRVVLTLKNPNKRLEHQGIKVEFIGQIELYYDRGNHHEFVSLVKDLARPGEFTQSQTFDFEFTHVEKPYESYTGQNVKLRYFLRATVSRRLNDVVKEMDIVVHTLSTYPELNSSIKMEVGIEDCLHIEFEYNKSKYHLKDVIVGKIYFLLVRIKIKHMEIDIIKRETTGTGPNVYHENDTIAKYEIMDGAPVRGESIPIRLFLAGYELTPTMRDINKKFSVRYYLNLVLIDEEERRYFKQQEVVLWRKGDIVRKSMSHQAAIASQRFEGTSSHTEAKTPSQPAENNGRQ from the exons ATGAGTTTCTTCGGGTTCGGGCAGAGCGCGGAGCTGGAGCTGGTGCTGAGCGACGCCGAGAGCCGGCGGCGGGTGGAGCACAAGACGGAGGAAGGCAAGAAGGAGAAATACTTCCTCTTCTACGACGGGGAGACGGTCTCCGGGCGGGTGGTCCTCACCCTCAAGAACCCCAACAAGCGGCTGGAGCACCAGGGCATCAAAGTGGAGTTCATCGGGCAGATCG AACTCTACTATGACCGAGGAAACCACCACGAGTTCGTATCTCTGGTGAAAGACCTGGCCCGTCCTGGTGAATTCACTCAATCGCAGACATTTGACTTTGAATTCACACATGTGGAAAAACCTTATGAGTCCTACACGGGGCAGAATGTGAAGTTACG GTATTTCCTCCGAGCGACTGTCAGCCGCAGACTGAATGATGTGGTGAAGGAGATGGACATAGTTGTGCACACTCTGAGCACCTACCCAGAGCTCAACTCCTCTATTAAGATGGAGGTGGGGATTGAGGATTGCCTGCACATTGAGTTCGAGTATAACAAGTCCAA GTATCATTTAAAAGATGTGATTGTCGGGAAGATCTACTTCCTGCTGGTGCGAATCAAGATCAAACACATGGAGATAGATATCATCAAGAGAGAAACAACAGGGACCGGACCCAACGTATATCATGAGAACGACACAATAGCTAAATATGAGATCATGGATGGGGCACCTGTGAGAG GGGAGTCCATTCCCATCAGACTCTTTCTGGCTGGCTACGAGCTGACTCCAACGATGAGGGACATCAATAAGAAGTTCTCGGTACGTTATTACCTCAATCTGGTGCTGATCGATGAGGAAGAGAGACGCTACTTTAAACAGCAG GAGGTGGTGCTTTGGCGGAAAGGAGACATAGTGAGGAAGAGCATGTCCCACCAAGCAGCCATCGCCTCCCAGCGGTTTGAGGGGACATCCTCACACACCGAGGCCAAGACCCCCAGCCAGCCTGCAGAGAACAACGGCCGGCAGTGA
- the THYN1 gene encoding thymocyte nuclear protein 1, with amino-acid sequence MPWPSRKRDKGAVADKKEPDAKIAKTEEETSDKEEEEKSTKPPAGSSKSGWKNWKKTKESDSGGEESKIKYCHWLLKSEPESRLEKGVDVKFSIDDLKAQPNQTTFWDGVRNYQARNFLRAMKLGQQAFFYHSNCKEPGIVGIVKIVKEAYPDHTQFDQKDPHYDSSSRKENPKWSMVDVQFVRMTKRFIPLSEIKAHHLAHKADGGPLKNMMLFTRQRLSIQPLTQEEFDFVLSLEEEKPH; translated from the exons ATGCCTTGGCCAAGCAGAAAGAGAGACAAAGGAGCAGTAGCAG aTAAGAAAGAGCCTGATGCTAAAATTGCCAAAACTGAGGAGGAGACTTCGGataaggaggaagaagagaagtcCACAAAACCTCCAGCTGGGAGTTCCAAGTCTGGATGGAAGAACTGGAAGAAGACAAAAGAATCTGACTCCGGTGGGGAGGAGAGCAAGATAAAGTATTGTCACTGGCTTCTGAAATCAGAACCAGAGAGCAGGCTCGAGAAGGGAGTGGATGTGAAA TTCAGCATTGATGACTTGAAAGCTCAGCCCAACCAGACAACCTTTTGGGATGGAGTAAGAAACTACCAG GCAAGGAATTTCCTGAGAGCCATGAAACTTGGGCAGCAGGCCTTCTTCTACCACAGTAATTGTAAAGAGCCTGGCATTGTTGGCATTGTCAAG ATCGTAAAGGAGGCATACCCTGATCACACACAGTTTGATCAGAAGGATCCTCATTATGATTCCTCCAGCAGAAAAGAGAACCCCAAATGGTCCATG GTGGATGTCCAGTTTGTGCGGATGACAAAACGTTTCATCCCGCTTTCTGAAATCAAGGCTCACCACCTGGCACATAAAGCAGATGGAGGCCCCCTAAAGAACATGATGCTCTTCACAAGACAACGTCTTTCCATCCAACCACTGACACAAG AGGAATTTGATTTTGTCTTGAGTTTGGAAGAGGAAAAGCCACATTGA
- the ACAD8 gene encoding isobutyryl-CoA dehydrogenase, mitochondrial isoform X1, with amino-acid sequence MAWPGALRVTARLLLPRLPAGRRLRLRRGIASCIDPSAGLTEEQKEFQKVALDFATKEMAPHMAEWDEKEIFPVETMRKAAQLGFGGIYVKPDVGGSGLSRLDTSIIFEALSTGCTSTTAYMSIHNMCVWMIDTFGNEEQRRRFCPSLCSMEKFASYCLTEPGSGSDAASLLTSAQRKGDTYVLNGSKAFISGGGDTDVYVVMCRTGGPGPKGISCLVLEKGTPGLSFGKKEKKVGWNSQPTRAVIFEDCVVPVGNRLGAEGQGFSIAMKGLNGGRINIASCSLGAAHASVLLAQEHLTVRKQFGEPLANNQYLQFRLAEMATRLVAARLMVRNAARALQEGREDAAVLCSMAKLFATDECFAICNQALQMHGGYGYLKDYAVQQFVRDIRVHQILEGTNEVMRMVVARNLLQG; translated from the exons ATGGCTTGGCCAGGAGCCCTCCGAGTCACGGCCCGCCTGCTGCTACCGCGgctcccggcggggcggcggctgcggctgcgCCGGGGGATCGCTTCCTGCATTGACC CATCCGCCGGCCTGACTGAGGAGCAGAAGGAATTCCAAAAAGTTGCCCTTGATTTTGCTACCAAGGAGATGGCTCCTCACATGGCAGAGTGGGATGAGAAG GAAATATTCCCTGTGGAAACAATGCGGAAGGCAGCCCAGCTAGGATTTGGTGGGATCTATGTGAAACCAGACGTCGGCGGCTCTGGATTGTCACGACTTGATACCTCCATAATCTTTGAAGCTTTATCAACAGGATGTACCAGCACCACTGCTTATATGAGCATCCACAA catgtgtgTTTGGATGATTGACACCTTTGGCAATGAGGAACAGAGGCGCAGGTTCTGCCCATCACTCTGTAGCATGGAAAAATTTGCATCTTACTGCCTGACTGAGCCAG GAAGTGGAAGTGATGCAGCTTCCTTGCTGACCTCAGCTCAGAGGAAAGGGGACACCTATGTCCTGAATGGCTCCAAG GCCTTCATCAGCGGGGGAGGTGACACTGATGTATACGTGGTCATGTGTCGCACAGGAGGCCCAGGCCCCAAGGGCATCTCCTGCCTGGTGCTGGAGAAGGGGACACCAGGGCTTAGCTTtggcaagaaagagaagaag gtggGCTGGAATTCCCAGCCAACTCGGGCTGTGATCTTTGAGGACTGCGTTGTTCCTGTTGGCAACCGGCTGGGAGCCGAAGGGCAGGGCTTCAGCATTGCCATGAAGGGACTGAATGGAGGCAGGATAAACATTG CTTCTTGTTCGTTAGGAGCTGCTCATGCCTCTGTTCTGCTGGCTCAGGAACACCTCACTGTCCGCAAACAGTTTGGAGAACCCCTAGCAAACAATCAG TACCTGCAGTTCAGGCTGGCGGAGATGGCGACGCGCCTGGTGGCAGCACGGCTCATGGTTCGCAATGCAGCGCGGGCACTGCAGGAGGGACGGGAGGATGCGGCTGTGCTCTGCTCCATGGCCAAGCTCTTTGCTACTGATGAATGCTTTGCG ATCTGTAACCAGGCTCTACAGATGCATGGGGGCTATGGCTACCTGAAGGATTATGCTGTGCAGCAGTTTGTGCGAGACATCAGAGTCCACCAGATCCTGGAAG GTACCAATGAGGTTATGCGGATGGTTGTGGCCAGGAATCTGCTACAGGGCTGA
- the ACAD8 gene encoding isobutyryl-CoA dehydrogenase, mitochondrial isoform X2, translating to MAPHMAEWDEKEIFPVETMRKAAQLGFGGIYVKPDVGGSGLSRLDTSIIFEALSTGCTSTTAYMSIHNMCVWMIDTFGNEEQRRRFCPSLCSMEKFASYCLTEPGSGSDAASLLTSAQRKGDTYVLNGSKAFISGGGDTDVYVVMCRTGGPGPKGISCLVLEKGTPGLSFGKKEKKVGWNSQPTRAVIFEDCVVPVGNRLGAEGQGFSIAMKGLNGGRINIASCSLGAAHASVLLAQEHLTVRKQFGEPLANNQYLQFRLAEMATRLVAARLMVRNAARALQEGREDAAVLCSMAKLFATDECFAICNQALQMHGGYGYLKDYAVQQFVRDIRVHQILEGTNEVMRMVVARNLLQG from the exons ATGGCTCCTCACATGGCAGAGTGGGATGAGAAG GAAATATTCCCTGTGGAAACAATGCGGAAGGCAGCCCAGCTAGGATTTGGTGGGATCTATGTGAAACCAGACGTCGGCGGCTCTGGATTGTCACGACTTGATACCTCCATAATCTTTGAAGCTTTATCAACAGGATGTACCAGCACCACTGCTTATATGAGCATCCACAA catgtgtgTTTGGATGATTGACACCTTTGGCAATGAGGAACAGAGGCGCAGGTTCTGCCCATCACTCTGTAGCATGGAAAAATTTGCATCTTACTGCCTGACTGAGCCAG GAAGTGGAAGTGATGCAGCTTCCTTGCTGACCTCAGCTCAGAGGAAAGGGGACACCTATGTCCTGAATGGCTCCAAG GCCTTCATCAGCGGGGGAGGTGACACTGATGTATACGTGGTCATGTGTCGCACAGGAGGCCCAGGCCCCAAGGGCATCTCCTGCCTGGTGCTGGAGAAGGGGACACCAGGGCTTAGCTTtggcaagaaagagaagaag gtggGCTGGAATTCCCAGCCAACTCGGGCTGTGATCTTTGAGGACTGCGTTGTTCCTGTTGGCAACCGGCTGGGAGCCGAAGGGCAGGGCTTCAGCATTGCCATGAAGGGACTGAATGGAGGCAGGATAAACATTG CTTCTTGTTCGTTAGGAGCTGCTCATGCCTCTGTTCTGCTGGCTCAGGAACACCTCACTGTCCGCAAACAGTTTGGAGAACCCCTAGCAAACAATCAG TACCTGCAGTTCAGGCTGGCGGAGATGGCGACGCGCCTGGTGGCAGCACGGCTCATGGTTCGCAATGCAGCGCGGGCACTGCAGGAGGGACGGGAGGATGCGGCTGTGCTCTGCTCCATGGCCAAGCTCTTTGCTACTGATGAATGCTTTGCG ATCTGTAACCAGGCTCTACAGATGCATGGGGGCTATGGCTACCTGAAGGATTATGCTGTGCAGCAGTTTGTGCGAGACATCAGAGTCCACCAGATCCTGGAAG GTACCAATGAGGTTATGCGGATGGTTGTGGCCAGGAATCTGCTACAGGGCTGA